In the genome of Synchiropus splendidus isolate RoL2022-P1 chromosome 13, RoL_Sspl_1.0, whole genome shotgun sequence, the window GCCTCAGCACCTCTAACCACACCAACAGCTCCTTAAACACCATGGCCTTTGCTGGAAGATGGGAGACTGAAACCCAGGAAGGATATGATGACTTCTGCAAGCTTCTTGGTAAATCTGTTGATACGGTAATGATTTCATGTTGAATGGTTCTACTTATTTCCCCAATTCTTTGCTTCAGGTATTCCAGATGACATCATCGAAAAGGGTCGTGACTACAAGTTGATCACGGAGGTAACCCAAGACGGCAATGACTTCTCATGGACCCAGGTCTACCCCACAAATGCCAAGGTTACCAACAAGttcactgttggcaaagagtgTGACATGGAGACCATTGGAGGAAAGAAATTCAAGGTAAACTGAAATTTGCACGAGTGTTAATTGACACTACTGACTGTCAAAAGCTAAAAATAATGCTCTTTTAGGCCACCGTGTTTATGGAGGGAGGCAAGTTAAGTGTGACTTTCCCCAACTACCACCACACCTCTGAAGTCTGTGGAGCAAAACTCATTGAGGTAAACATG includes:
- the LOC128769859 gene encoding gastrotropin-like, whose protein sequence is MAFAGRWETETQEGYDDFCKLLGIPDDIIEKGRDYKLITEVTQDGNDFSWTQVYPTNAKVTNKFTVGKECDMETIGGKKFKATVFMEGGKLSVTFPNYHHTSEVCGAKLIETSKAGAVVLKRTSKKL